The following are from one region of the Falsibacillus pallidus genome:
- a CDS encoding acyl-CoA dehydrogenase, whose translation MELRFTEEQEMMRKMVRDFAEAEITPFIERMEAGEFPREILKKMAELGLMGITTPEKYGGSEMDFTSYIIAINELSKVSATVGVILSVHTSVGTNPILYFGNEEQKQKYVTKLASGEYLGAFCLTEPSAGSDAGSLKSKAVKKDGHYVINGSKVFITNGGEADVYIIFASTDPSKGSRGISAFIVEKGTPGLIIGKDEHKMGLHGSRTVQLTFEDMMVPEENMLGEEGDGFKIALANLDVGRIGIAAQALGIAEAALEKAVEYAKERVQFGKPIAAQQGIGFKLADMATNVEAAKLLVYRAASLRAEDEPCGKEASIAKLFASKAAVETATEAIQVFGGYGYTEDYPVERYFRDAKITEIYEGTSEIQHIVISKHLMK comes from the coding sequence ATGGAATTACGGTTTACAGAAGAACAGGAAATGATGCGGAAGATGGTCCGCGACTTCGCTGAGGCAGAAATCACTCCATTCATCGAAAGAATGGAAGCAGGGGAGTTTCCGCGTGAAATATTGAAGAAAATGGCTGAACTTGGCCTGATGGGGATTACCACCCCTGAAAAATACGGCGGATCCGAAATGGATTTCACCTCTTATATCATTGCCATCAATGAACTTTCCAAAGTCAGTGCGACAGTAGGGGTCATCCTGTCCGTACATACTTCGGTAGGGACGAACCCGATCCTTTATTTCGGAAATGAAGAGCAGAAGCAAAAGTATGTCACAAAGCTGGCATCAGGGGAATACTTGGGTGCTTTCTGCCTTACAGAACCGAGTGCCGGTTCGGACGCTGGCAGCCTCAAGTCAAAAGCGGTGAAAAAGGATGGACACTATGTCATCAACGGCTCCAAAGTATTCATCACCAATGGCGGGGAAGCGGATGTCTACATCATATTCGCCTCCACAGATCCATCAAAAGGAAGCCGCGGAATCTCAGCGTTCATCGTAGAAAAAGGGACGCCGGGCCTCATCATCGGCAAGGATGAACATAAGATGGGCCTTCATGGATCCCGTACAGTCCAGCTGACGTTTGAAGATATGATGGTGCCGGAAGAAAACATGCTTGGAGAAGAAGGCGACGGTTTTAAAATTGCTTTGGCAAACCTCGATGTCGGCAGGATAGGCATCGCCGCCCAGGCGCTCGGGATTGCAGAGGCAGCTTTAGAAAAAGCAGTCGAGTATGCAAAAGAACGCGTTCAATTCGGCAAGCCGATTGCAGCCCAGCAGGGAATTGGCTTTAAGCTCGCAGATATGGCCACTAATGTAGAAGCAGCAAAGCTTCTTGTGTACCGTGCGGCCAGCCTCAGGGCAGAAGATGAGCCTTGTGGAAAAGAAGCATCCATCGCGAAGCTGTTTGCATCTAAAGCAGCAGTCGAAACGGCAACAGAAGCCATCCAGGTATTTGGAGGCTACGGCTATACAGAAGACTACCCTGTGGAGCGCTATTTCCGTGATGCAAAAATCACGGAAATCTATGAAGGTACAAGTGAGATCCAACATATTGTAATCAGCAAACACCTAATGAAATAG
- a CDS encoding acyl-CoA dehydrogenase, whose amino-acid sequence MNFKLTEEHEMLRKMVRDFALNEVAPTAAERDEEERFDREIFDKMAELGLTGIPWPEEYGGIGFDYLAYCIAVEELSRVCASTGVTLSAHTSLAGWPIYKFGSEEQKQKYLRPMAQGEKIGAYGLTEPGSGSDAGGMRTTAREDGGDYILNGSKIFITNGGIADIYVVFALTDPTQKQRGTTAFIIEKDFPGFSVGKKEKKLGIRSSPTTEIIFEDCRVPKENILGEVGEGFKIAMMTLDGGRNGIAAQAVGIAQGALDASVNYAKERQQFGKPIAANQGISFKLADMATGIEASRLLTYQAAWLESEGLPYGKESAMSKLMAGDTAMKVTTEAVQIFGGYGYTKDYPVERYMRDAKITQIYEGTQEIQRLVISRMLTK is encoded by the coding sequence ATGAATTTTAAATTGACAGAAGAACATGAAATGCTAAGAAAAATGGTGCGCGATTTTGCCCTGAATGAAGTGGCGCCTACTGCTGCAGAAAGAGATGAAGAAGAGCGCTTTGACCGCGAAATCTTCGATAAAATGGCGGAGCTTGGATTGACGGGCATTCCTTGGCCGGAAGAGTACGGCGGCATCGGGTTTGACTATTTGGCCTACTGCATCGCTGTTGAGGAGCTTTCCCGCGTCTGTGCATCAACAGGAGTAACGCTTTCCGCTCATACTTCATTGGCTGGATGGCCGATCTACAAGTTCGGTTCAGAAGAGCAGAAGCAAAAGTATTTAAGACCAATGGCGCAAGGAGAGAAAATCGGCGCCTACGGATTGACTGAGCCTGGTTCAGGTTCCGACGCCGGCGGCATGAGGACGACTGCGCGTGAAGACGGCGGCGATTATATTTTGAACGGATCCAAGATCTTCATTACAAACGGCGGCATCGCTGACATCTATGTCGTGTTTGCTTTGACAGACCCGACTCAAAAACAACGCGGAACAACGGCATTCATCATCGAGAAGGACTTCCCTGGATTCTCCGTAGGGAAGAAGGAGAAAAAACTCGGGATCCGTTCATCCCCAACAACTGAGATTATCTTTGAGGACTGCCGTGTACCAAAAGAAAACATCTTGGGTGAAGTTGGCGAAGGCTTCAAGATTGCCATGATGACGCTTGATGGAGGACGAAACGGAATCGCTGCACAGGCAGTTGGGATTGCCCAAGGTGCTCTTGATGCATCTGTCAACTACGCGAAAGAGCGCCAGCAATTCGGCAAGCCGATTGCAGCCAACCAAGGGATTTCCTTCAAACTTGCGGATATGGCAACAGGCATCGAAGCATCCAGATTATTGACGTATCAAGCGGCATGGCTTGAATCCGAAGGCCTTCCATATGGAAAGGAATCTGCAATGTCTAAACTCATGGCAGGCGACACAGCGATGAAAGTGACGACAGAAGCGGTTCAAATCTTCGGAGGCTACGGCTATACAAAAGACTACCCGGTGGAGCGCTACATGAGAGATGCGAAAATCACGCAAATCTATGAAGGAACGCAGGAAATCCAGCGTCTGGTCATCAGCCGCATGCTGACAAAATAA
- a CDS encoding acetyl-CoA C-acetyltransferase, which yields MAKTVIISGARTPFGKMGGALSSLTASELGGIALAETLKRADVQAEKVEEVILGSVLQGGQGQIPSRQAARHAGLPWEVKTETINKVCASGMRSVTLADQIIRAGDGEVILAGGMESMSNAPYILPKARWGFRMGDSTVKDLMVHDGLTCSFNGVHMGTYGNSTAREFELTREQQDEWALRSHQRAVKAMEDGLFAEEIVPVSIKQRKGDPIIVSTDEAPRKDTSIEKLQKLGPVFGHDGTITAGNAPGVNDGAAAMLLMSEERAEKEGKTPLAAIIGHAAIAVEAKDFPQTPGLVINELLKKTGKSLEEIDLFEINEAFAAVSLASSKIAGLDPEKVNVNGGAIALGHPIGASGARIILTLAYELKRRGGGIGIAAICSGGGQGDAVMIEVPKN from the coding sequence ATGGCAAAAACAGTGATTATCAGTGGTGCCCGTACACCTTTCGGAAAAATGGGAGGGGCGCTCAGTTCCTTGACAGCTTCAGAATTAGGCGGCATTGCGCTCGCTGAAACGTTGAAGCGCGCAGACGTTCAAGCAGAAAAGGTAGAAGAAGTCATCTTGGGATCCGTCCTTCAAGGCGGCCAGGGCCAGATCCCTTCAAGACAGGCTGCACGCCACGCCGGCCTCCCATGGGAAGTGAAAACAGAGACGATCAATAAAGTATGTGCTTCCGGAATGAGAAGCGTGACACTCGCGGACCAAATCATCCGTGCGGGGGACGGCGAGGTCATCCTCGCAGGCGGAATGGAATCCATGTCAAACGCGCCGTATATCCTGCCGAAAGCACGCTGGGGATTCAGGATGGGCGATTCCACGGTCAAAGATTTGATGGTCCACGACGGGCTGACATGCTCTTTCAATGGAGTGCACATGGGAACATACGGAAATTCAACGGCGAGAGAATTCGAGCTTACGAGAGAGCAGCAGGATGAATGGGCATTGAGAAGCCATCAGCGTGCCGTCAAAGCGATGGAAGATGGACTCTTTGCAGAGGAAATCGTGCCTGTATCCATCAAACAGAGAAAAGGCGATCCAATCATCGTAAGCACGGATGAAGCGCCGCGGAAAGATACATCAATCGAGAAGCTGCAAAAGCTGGGTCCGGTCTTTGGCCACGATGGTACGATCACGGCCGGAAATGCACCGGGCGTGAATGACGGTGCAGCTGCGATGCTGTTGATGAGTGAAGAGCGTGCGGAAAAAGAAGGGAAGACCCCGCTAGCTGCAATCATCGGCCATGCTGCCATCGCAGTGGAAGCAAAAGATTTCCCGCAGACGCCAGGGCTCGTAATCAATGAACTGCTCAAAAAGACAGGAAAATCGCTTGAGGAAATCGACTTATTCGAAATCAACGAAGCATTTGCTGCCGTTTCACTGGCAAGCAGCAAAATTGCCGGACTTGATCCGGAAAAAGTGAACGTCAACGGCGGTGCGATCGCACTTGGACATCCAATCGGAGCTTCCGGTGCCCGCATCATCCTGACACTAGCGTATGAACTGAAAAGACGCGGCGGCGGAATCGGGATTGCTGCTATCTGCTCTGGCGGCGGCCAAGGTGATGCCGTAATGATCGAAGTACCGAAAAACTAA
- a CDS encoding 3-hydroxybutyryl-CoA dehydrogenase: MNIKKVMIIGAGQMGSGIAQVCAQAGFEVYLNDLKPEFVERGIGVITKNLTRNVEKGRMTEDEKTSVLGNIKQSTNLQDAQNVDIVIEAAVENMDIKTKIFAQLDEIAPEHAILASNTSSLPITEIAAATKRPEKVIGMHFMNPVPVMKLVEIIRGLATADEVYQAIEDMTKSLNKVPVEVNDFPGFVSNRILMPMINEAIYTLYEGVATVEAIDEVMKLGMNHPMGPLTLADFIGLDTCLYIMETLHEGFGDDKYRPCPLLRKYVKAGWLGKKSGRGFYTYS, encoded by the coding sequence ATGAACATTAAAAAAGTGATGATAATTGGAGCAGGCCAAATGGGATCAGGGATTGCACAGGTTTGTGCACAGGCAGGCTTTGAAGTCTATTTGAACGACTTAAAGCCGGAATTTGTGGAGCGTGGCATTGGCGTCATTACGAAGAACCTTACCCGCAATGTAGAGAAAGGCCGCATGACTGAAGATGAGAAGACTTCCGTTTTGGGAAATATCAAGCAATCTACTAATCTTCAAGATGCTCAAAATGTAGACATCGTGATCGAAGCGGCAGTAGAGAACATGGACATCAAAACAAAGATTTTTGCACAGCTCGATGAGATTGCGCCAGAGCATGCGATTTTGGCTTCCAATACATCCTCCTTGCCGATCACAGAGATTGCCGCAGCAACGAAACGCCCGGAAAAAGTCATCGGCATGCATTTCATGAACCCGGTTCCGGTCATGAAGCTGGTGGAAATCATCCGCGGCCTTGCAACGGCAGACGAAGTGTATCAAGCAATCGAAGATATGACGAAATCCTTGAATAAAGTGCCTGTTGAAGTGAATGACTTCCCGGGATTTGTATCCAACAGGATCTTGATGCCAATGATCAACGAAGCCATCTATACCCTTTATGAAGGTGTGGCGACAGTCGAGGCGATCGATGAAGTCATGAAGCTTGGGATGAACCACCCAATGGGTCCGCTCACATTGGCAGACTTTATCGGCCTTGATACATGCCTTTATATCATGGAGACGCTGCACGAAGGATTTGGTGACGACAAATATCGTCCATGCCCGCTTCTCCGCAAGTATGTGAAGGCTGGCTGGCTCGGCAAGAAATCCGGCAGAGGCTTCTATACGTATAGCTGA